ACAGCATAACAGAGCAACAACTCCACATTATATTGCAGCAAATCTGTTGGTTGTGATCAACTTTGTTTACAATAAATAACATCAATTTTATGTTACTTTATCCACACAAATCACTATCACTCAGAAAAATCACCCATCCAATTCCCCGCAATTAAGGAAAAGCACTGGGGAATGAGGAACGAAAGACAATGAAAATTCAACATTTTTCCTATACCTTTACAAGTTATGTGAGCACAATCAAACTCAATGGGGAAAAAAACAATGTGGCAAAAAGGGAAATAAATTCCAACAAGGAACAGAATTGAAAATGCCAACTTCTATGCAAAGTGGGTCCTAGGATAAACAAAAACAAGCTGATGAGATGAGACTGTACATTTGCTCTTTCTGCACTCTCCTCTGGCTATCAACTAATAACATGACCAGGTTTTCGCACTCCGTAGTCTGTACATCAAATGCATATTTCTATCCAAAACACCTGGTACATAGAAGAAAAAGACATAATTAATTCCATATTCTGATGGCAGATTAAATTCGAATAGGAAACATAAAGAATAGTACCATTTCATTTAAGGACAATAGAGGAGATGTGAACAAGGAAATCACTGTCACACAGCAATACAGCTATATATTCTCCCATTAAGCATGGGAAAATGACCAAACTTCTCTTGTTTTGCCTTtaataatgttttgatgatgaaaaattttatatatttgacatttgaaaatgaattatattttatctttaaaaatgaaaaatgttcaattcaatcaatacaaaagatatatatgtttcaatgtttacaaaatcctttatatttattttgaaatcaaatttttgtatttgttttgaaattaaatgtgTAAAGAGTGTCAAAATTGAATACTTTTTTTGAAGCCAAAACCATCGATCATGTTAAGTGTATCTCTCGACCATTTTGTGCTTTTGATTTATGGGTTGTTAAGCAAGGAAAAACTATCGACCGATTTGGTGAATCTATTAACCGTTTTAAGCCTTTCAGTAAAAACAGTCGATAGTCTCTATGTCTCGATGAACTGTTGACAAGTATTTTTTATGCTCTCtattgttttgatttaaattcattttcaatccACTGTGCATGTATAATGTCGACTTTCTTGTTAAACTGTCGACTTGTTGCTTCAAACTGTCGACCATTTGTTGAAAGAAGTAGATCTCTTTTGTAAAAGAGTCGACCGTTTGCCAAAGCCCAATGTGTGCTTCAAAATTGCCAAAGAAAACTGTCGACCGTTTCCTTCACTAACATTCTGTAACGATTAATTTTTGCAAACTCCAATGACTATAAACAACCAATTTTCCTTCAAGCTCGagagaagcctataaatacagcCCATGGATGCACTGGAGAAGAATGATGAATGGAAATGAAGTGTTAAGAGTTTACTATTGTATTAATCCTTCTCATTAGTGCTTaagctttcatttttctctcaaaaggcttgTTGAGATGAGCAACTTCTACTGTTATATTTGTGTTGGAAAAGatacaaaaaaatatctttaacaGCTAGctctttttgaattttggttGTTTAGTTTGAATAATCCAATTCAGTTTGAGTTCAAGTCAAATTAGTTGCTATTTTTTAGGAGAAAATCATGTTTTTTCTATTGATGTATTGCTATAAATTAAGTCAGTTTAAAGAGAATTAATCATCAGTTTTTCAATCATCTGCTACAGCCTTTGTTCTTTGATCTCCTTGTTAATTCCTACAAGGCTAtagatatcatttgtattaatttgttttagcctttgtgtttttatttgagaaatattgtaaCTGAGAGTGTTAACTCCCAGATGTTCTCTTTGTAATTCATTCTTGTAATTCCTAGCAGTTGTGCTAGAAGGCCTACCAAGTTATTGGTAGGAAGTTGTATTTCCTAGGTTTATGCTAGAGGGTCTACTTGGTCAAATAAAAGGTTTTAAtggatttgaaaatccttagtagGGAGCTAAGGCAGTGGAGCAGGATAGGTttagtcgaaccactataaatctcgtgtcattttttattcttgCTTTATATCTTTTAAGCATTGCATTTGTCATTTTACATTTCCTGTtttaattcactaaaacctcatttcatataaagattttcaaatttaagtaaatttttaaaacacccaattcacccctctcccCCGGGTGTGTGGTGGCATTACTTGAGCCAACCTAACAACTTCATCAGAAAATCCAAATTCTTCAGTGGAGCATAGGACAACCCAGTAAGTTATTATTACATACGCCATAATCTGGATTCTATAATTATCCTAAAGTCAACTAGGATAAACCTAAACAGCATAAACTTGTCACTTCTACAGTAACAGGTTTCCAAGTTAATGATATGGATATTTGTAAtctaatatgtatatgtatatggacCAAAACCTAGTTAAATAGACCAAAACCTAGTTAAATAGACCCCAATAGGAGACCCAGAAGGGAATCTTGAGGAAAACCCAGAGATAGGCCCTAAGGGAAAAAAGATTTAGGACAAAAGAATTCACCCAATAAATACGCATCGACCCAATCACAAAGCCCAAAAGCTAAAGATAAAACATTAGGAACAAATGGGAAGAAATAGCCACAAAGGGCCTAGGAGACCCTCTCGACAAACTCCCCAAGGAAGGGAAAGTCCGAGTGACCTAGCTATGTCTCCTGGAAATCCTATTCAAAAACTATGTAATGAATAAGAATAAACCAAATCCTAGTCGATTCCAGAATATCAAGGATGCTTATCATAAATCTCTCAAGCTGACGCAGcatgtagcgcgtgtgtgaaaaaacacactaaaataaacccttgaaagagcaaactttaatagccgaaacttggctttcaagaagacgcaaaaacaagactgttttgctaagaaaacctaaataggttgctgaaatttgattgagaaaaacttgattacaaactctaaatcctaggcatatttatagtatttggctaatccaaatccatctaataattgtaaacaaaatccaactaaaatcctaatagaaataaatcataagtaaaagttaactagaatcctaataaaaataaaaccctaatcaaacatgagatagaatcctaaatcaagtagaaacatgaagtagaatcctaaatcaagtagaaacatgaaatagaattttaaatcaagtagaattctaaaacttaagaagtattaaaatatcgTTCTAGCGtggtcgggtcggctttgggcTGGGTCTTGATCGGTGACTgtatcattcacctccacttgagaaaaaattcgacctcgaattttgatccggGTAAGACAAATCCACGTTCGGTaagtacaaagagagattacccatattaaatatttggaaatacccatatgattagataaatccacaacataagcattattattgatcttctttgtaatcttatAAGgatcatacttctttggcttgagcttgttctgttgtcctGCTGGAATTTGTTCCTTCtttaagaatatcatgacttcatctccaatctcaaataccttgtgcttcctatgcttgttaGCTATCGCCttatacttcttatttgtgcaacttttacttgacatcttcctgaaccgcttgaacttttctgctaagggaacatgaacaaagacattcctccccttcttagccatatctacgttggcatgggtccaaccattgCCGTGTTTGTTGCCCTCTACCTCCATTGTAAatttactgttagattgaggacgttgaacatTTCATCTTGAGCGTTTCTCTAatctggtagatcttatcaCAAGTCCTTCTCCTTTCATcagctttttttattttgacgaCTCAACAGCTTCCGAATTCATCTGTAAATTTTCCTTACCtggagaagcattcttttgcaactgtttcaAATAAaggcttattccatgactaccagcagtctctccatcacttaaaatattgatgcttaaatcctcctttggtctaagcacttgatcagctatagcaGCAGCTGCTACAGTATTCTTAGTTTCAGAAtctaatttcagattaataCCGAAAGCAGTTACACTATCCGAGTTAACGATCAtgggagatccaacaccccttTCCACATAGAGACCCCTGTGATCATCTTGTTTTTGCAATCGCAAAGGTGAATATATTCCTATTGCCTTcaattcaaccatgccagagccTAAATAAATTGTAGAAGGATCTACTACCAtggcctccatctcctttacagtcacACATCGATAAGAAGAAACACAACCATCCTTGGATAGGGAAGCAATGCCTGAGCCCTCGAGACTGGAAAATACCCTAGTATGAGTCAACAATCTTGGAGTTTCTATCATGTTAGGAGCATAAACCAAACTGAGTTTGCAAACGTGGAGGTTGCTACGACAACATAATATTCgagatcaagctccaaactcaccGAAAatccattctttagtttatactcatcgtttccccaatggttgtgttgttgcgcattcctcctaacccctttaccactagggttggctatcatcCGACCAAGATTATCCTCATCATCACTATCATCTATCATTAGTCTTTTAGGATTAACCAAGACAAGATTAATGGCTGGTCTTCCCGGTTTAACATAGCCGGCTTGATTCACACCATTAGTCCAGTTTCaattatccttaactcgttgtaaaacTCTCAATTGATTGCGGATTCGCTCCAATTGCTGTTgcattgtacgagttatttcccgttgttcttcgattgctctccaaatcgCAGGCAGCCcccgatcaccgtcacgagACTGGTTGCTATCGTTActttcaagattggccatcagattggttgatgaaccgctctgataccacctaacgcagcgtgtagcgtgtgtgtgaaaaaacacaccaaaataaacccttgaaagagtaAACTTTAAtggccgaaacttggctttcaagaagacgcaaaaacaagactgttttgctaagaaaacctaaataggttgctgaaatttgattgagaaaaacttgattacaaactctagatcctaggcatatttatagtatttggctaatccaaatccatctaataattgtaaataaaatccaactagaatcctaataaaaataaatcctaagtaaaattcaactagaatcctaataaaaataaaattttaatcaaacatgaggtaaaatcttaaatcaagtaaaaacatgaagtagaatcctaaatcaagtagaattctaaaacttaagaagtattaaaatctTGTTCCGGCAtggtcgggtcggctttgggccgggtcttgatcgGTGACCGCATCACAAgctcttctataaataagggatCCATCATTCCTCAAACGCTCTGCTATCTTTTCTAACTACAAGGATCTAACTTGAGTAGGAGTATTTGCACAAAGAATACCTTGTGCCCtctaattgttttctttcttacagaATCTTAATGGCTTAAAAACGAATCCCTTGgcataaattttattgttgtattcagGTAAGAACATAACCTTTTCTAGAGAATTTCCCCCACATGCATATGGCAACACCCCAAAGCAACATATTATATCAAAATGGGCATTCTAAAAAGAGATGCAAGGCACTAACTTGCAATAAAACTCGTCAAATTCTATCATCATGCCCTCGTATacaaacaaaagattgaaagaaaaaataaataaaacaactactacaacaagaacaaagaaagaaagtactaaaaaaagaaaacagttCACTCTTCACctctaaaattttcattgtACTTCTGTTTATCTAGAAGTGAACGGTACTATATACCCATGATAAAAAGGGACAACAGCATGCCTCTTTCATCTCACCTGgacatattttttttcacaatttcaCCAAACTCCAGTGTATCACAATGAGAATAGGCTTATTCACCCAAATTTAACTTTCTTTTGATATATTTGCCCCTTACAATTCAACCTAGATTTGCCTCCTAACAATAAGAATCACAGTTATACAtcgctctctccctctctcaaagtaaaattttatcGTTCATAGAATATCGAACTTCAAATTTGGTCATCATGGTTCATCTCAATTCCATTAAccattctattatttttttgggcTAAACAaccattttattatttctatataGCATAATAGATGTGTGCTTTTTGAGCAATGCTCACTCAAATCTCAAAGTCAGTCAGTTGCTCTGGTAGGAAGATCAATAGGTTTGACCTTGCAATCATTGACCAGAAACCTATATTTGGAAACACCAGATGTGTTGTGCCTGATGTATCCTCTTGAATGTCCTAGCTAGCAGGCCTGGTAGCTTAACATGTTCTTTTTTCTCTGCTAATTCCCCTATTTTAAACTGTAAAATCATTTATGTGGTAAATAAAAGTAGACTACAAGAATGAGAACATCTTTCCTTTTATCTTATCACTGGACCTGCTAATTAAGACGAATCCAATACTTAAAAACACGCACTTGTACAGCATGTCTGAGTCCATAATCAGGACACACCTATGCTTATTTGCCAACATTatcaaatgttaaaattttgaaattttgtgtttcACTGGTGAAAGTCTCCGCACTTAACCTAAAACACTTTTTATTGGACATACAAGTTAAATTTGAGTTCAGATAAAAAATTAccctaaaataatattctaacacTTTCGAGTAGAAAATcagaaagaattttttttttttttggtgctgAATTACATAAAAATGTTTATGGAAAGTACTTAGCACCTACAGCTAAGGAAGTCAGAAGCATCAAAATGCCCTCTATTCATATAGTGGGACTTAGTAAAACAATTCTTTCTGAAGAGATTTTATGTAAGAGAACTATGTCAAGCTTACATagcatcttctttttccataCTTGCATTGAACCAAAGAATTGGGGTTACATAGTAAAATGGACTAATATTTGGggtaaaaagaaaacaacaggCCAAAACATGCACCCAGCGAAGCTATGATTTATGAAATTGCAATTATAACCAATATAATGTACAAGCAGCTATTACCACATTTTACAGCTAACTTCTATCttggggaaaaaaaatcaatatttgcACACCAAGACAAATTAGTGAGTAAGACAATACTACTGAAAATTGATTACCTTGAGATGGTCCAATTCCAACATAGGTCTTTGAGGAAAAACGTATATATTTCCTATTCACAGTCCTTCATAGTGCTTGCAGGAGACAAGATACCCCGTGAACGAACATTAAATTCACCATTTCTCCTAGGTGATTGTGAACAATGCTCAGGAAAATCATGGTCTGCCTTAATTGCTTCCAGCTTGCCAATCAGACTGGAAACAGCATCTCCAAGAGCAACGAAATCTGTTGGTCTACAGCTCTCTGGATGGTATAGCCCACTGCAATCAAATTCATTACCCACCACGGTAACAAGTTCAGGGTTCTCAATTGAAGGATCACATCCTACTTGAGCAAAAGGACTGTCTTCAATAGCAGATACAGATGAAAGATTTTGTAATGCTGAATCATGCTCTTCCTTTCTAATGTTTTCCTCTGTACCTTCTTTACAGTTAAACAATTTGAAGTCACTAACCCTATCTGCTGTAACTCCCGCATGTTCACTAGCAGCCTTGTCCCAATAAACCCCAATGTTTGAGTACTGAAGAATCCTTTTCTCCAATGTCTTCAAGCACTGTAAAGCATGCAACCTGTCCTCTTCAAACTCTAAAACTGAGTTCTTTGCACTATTTGCATTTTTATCTTCAGAAAGCACAACTGTGTCATTAATTTGTTTCCTGCAGATAAGAGGTGTACCAGCAATGGAGTTGCCCTGAACATTAGCAGGACTTTTAAAACAACTTGAACCTAAATGCTCTCCACTCACTTGTCTTAACTTATAAGTAGGCCCCAATTCATTTTCCAATATTGACTTATCTCCAGATCTATTCTTATGGAATTCAAGTTCAGCCTCTAGATCTTGtatctctttctccttctcagTAAGAAAATCATTTGCCTTTTGCAGATCCTCTGCGTCATATTCAGCTTGTTCTTCCATCATTCTAATGCACTGTAAAGCTTCCATATTAAGTGCCGCCTTCTCCTCCTGTAATCTTGTGATCATGGCCATTGCTTGATTTGCAGCAACCGCAGAAGcatttctctcttcctccaaTTCCTTGTACAAAGCACCCATTAATTTCTTGTCATGTTCAACCTGCCGTTTTAACCTATCCACCTCATTTTCGCCTTCTATTTCACTCACAACACTTCCATCTAAAGACAAATTAGATTCATTTCTCTCAAGGGAAATCCTTCTTTGAAGTATCTCTAACCCAATTGAGCTAGAAGAATCCGTTTTCAGTTCATCAAAATTTCCAGACACTCGCGGACTCACGTCATTCATTGATAACTCAATCCCTCGTGCAGCTGATATTTGTGACAACAAGAGCTTCAGATCTTCACTAATTCTTGCAGAATCCTTTACAGATCGCTGCTCTAATAGCTTTCCGGACAACTGTCTGCCCTTATTGCCGACAGCTAGTTTGTAAGCATCACCGAGATCCAAATTATTAGGCATGTGGTTATTACTTATAATAGAGTTTATTTCTGGATTTGTCTCACTTCTTGCATCAgacttctttccttcttcaaaaaCTTGCCCGCTCTCAGTGACACATTTTTGCTTCACTTCATCTGTTCGTGGGGCAATTACTGcaaggaaacaaaaaaatgtAGAAGATACACAGTAAATACAACTGCAAAGAACAATAGCATGTTTAGGTACCATGATCTGACATTTTTGGCTGTGCCTATAAcatgtttatttaaaaatttaagtttgatCCCAACGCACAAAAGTACAGGACAAAAAATAAGActattctttaaataaaaaatttactatcTTCCATATTGAAGCAGATAGGGTGAAGGGGCTGGAGCCCGTTcaagtataaaattaaattaaaaaccaCTTGCAACACTATAAGTAAAGAAAATCAATGCATTTTGAGTTCTAGGACGAACATATTGAGATGTCatcatttgtattattctcATCTCTATGCCCGAGTGGCACCTAAGGAAATGAAAGGAGTGGAGAAAAAGAAATactccaaaaattttaaacttacaGCTCGGAGTTGATCCTTCAACAGAGTTATCCATGACATTGGATGATTGTGGAACCTCATCAACAGATGCAAACTTAGTAGCAGCAGAAGCATCAACCTTTTGTTCAACCTGCGACCCGTCAAGTTCCTCTAATCCATGTCTACTTGCAGGAGCAGATGCCACAATTATGTTACCATGGGAAACAAGAAGATCATGCTGCACTTTTGAATCTACAAGTGAAACATCAGGTGCAGAATCTTGATGCATCAATTTCTCTGAGTTAAAATTATTAGCCAGAGTGACAATGTGAGGCTCCATCTCTGCAGATTGAATGGTTAATCCTCTGAGGTCAGCAGTTTCACAAATTAGAGCACTACCACCATCATCATCAGAATGCGGGACCTCTGATTCGGTATCAGAGTCAGAGGTAACTTTGACTTCCGTGTATTCCACATGAGACAAAGGACCAAAACTATTTGTTCCCATCGGGTAAGCTCTAAATGACCCAGACAGTTCCTCTCTACTCTTCTCCAGGCCATCCCAATTAGGCTCAGGAGCAACTGTTAATGGAAGATCAAGTTCAGCAACATCTGACCTAATAGGCTTGGTTTGAAGCAATATTTTGGCATGATTTCTCAAAACCAATGGCTCACTACAGCAAGAACAATTTCTTGTGCTCAAGGAACCAAGCTTGTGCTCCTCAAGTAATGGGTCCTGGTCAAGCCCAAGATGAGCGTCTGCCCCCAGTTTTCCCACCATTAATCTGTTTGTTTCACTGTTGGATCGATTTATTGTAGCAAACGAGAAGAGACAACTTTCACACATGCCATGAACATCCACAAGTTTATTGTGCATGTGACAAAGAACTAAAGACGAAATCTCTAATTTATGATTTCCACAGATCAAATCCCAATAAAACCCAAGTTTCTCATTGCCCAAAACATGATCAAGTCTAGAGCATAGCAAGCAAGGAACTTCCAACTTGCTATAACGGGCAAATTTTGTGACCAAGTACGAGAACATAGCATTGATAAACAACATAAAGATTAGTAACCACTCAAGAAAGGCTGATGCCAAAGCCATGGTAAAACTCCTGGAAGTTCGGTGTAACATAACAGAGGAAATCCCTCTTGCAGTCATTTCCAAGCAGAAGTAAACAAACAGCAACACGTTTGCCCCAGAAAAATTCAAGTCCAATCTTCCAAGAATGGAATCGGTAGTTCAATACTGCAATTAGTAAACGGCAAATAAACCGTTGAAAGATTGAAGACAAACGAAGAAACAGATAAAAGAGCAATACATTTAAAACCTAAAACCAACTTTCCACAAACATGCAATTCAATGTAAACCTCAACTAACAAAATCCAATCAAACTATTTTAACAGCAGAAGTAACCGTGATTAGAAGCTAATGCAAAAAAAACATGATGCAGCCATTAGATCGAATAGCTCAGGGCACAAATTATGTGGAAGAAAAACCGAAAACTGCAATTCTTCGGCCGGATCAATATCATACCCCTAAATATCCCCTAAATCACAATCCGTCAAAAATCCTATAAGAGGCCGTCTAGCTTTGAAACTCCGCATGTTCCCCTAATCAGAAGCTGAAACACGGACTAGCAGCACTTATACACGCACATATATAGTATACGAAGGTGTTTTCAGTACAGAATCTACagataaatatcaaacaatattATCACCAATCATAACCAGGGCGGGGGAATGATGAttgatcaaattaattaaactaaacaaaaacaCTAAACTCGAAGAAAGAAATACAACTCGACAGAAACAAACCTGATCATCCGGCGAAAGGAACACGGCACTGAAGTTTCCGAGACTGCAACAAATGGAACCTTCGATTTGGAATTCACGACAAATTCAGTGTTCTCAACAACGCGGATATAAATGACACAGACGAAGGAGTTGTGTTGAATAAATGAGAGTCGTTGTCGGAGATGTGATTGGTTTTGAGTC
This genomic stretch from Diospyros lotus cultivar Yz01 chromosome 1, ASM1463336v1, whole genome shotgun sequence harbors:
- the LOC127801382 gene encoding myosin-binding protein 1-like, yielding MTARGISSVMLHRTSRSFTMALASAFLEWLLIFMLFINAMFSYLVTKFARYSKLEVPCLLCSRLDHVLGNEKLGFYWDLICGNHKLEISSLVLCHMHNKLVDVHGMCESCLFSFATINRSNSETNRLMVGKLGADAHLGLDQDPLLEEHKLGSLSTRNCSCCSEPLVLRNHAKILLQTKPIRSDVAELDLPLTVAPEPNWDGLEKSREELSGSFRAYPMGTNSFGPLSHVEYTEVKVTSDSDTESEVPHSDDDGGSALICETADLRGLTIQSAEMEPHIVTLANNFNSEKLMHQDSAPDVSLVDSKVQHDLLVSHGNIIVASAPASRHGLEELDGSQVEQKVDASAATKFASVDEVPQSSNVMDNSVEGSTPSLIAPRTDEVKQKCVTESGQVFEEGKKSDARSETNPEINSIISNNHMPNNLDLGDAYKLAVGNKGRQLSGKLLEQRSVKDSARISEDLKLLLSQISAARGIELSMNDVSPRVSGNFDELKTDSSSSIGLEILQRRISLERNESNLSLDGSVVSEIEGENEVDRLKRQVEHDKKLMGALYKELEEERNASAVAANQAMAMITRLQEEKAALNMEALQCIRMMEEQAEYDAEDLQKANDFLTEKEKEIQDLEAELEFHKNRSGDKSILENELGPTYKLRQVSGEHLGSSCFKSPANVQGNSIAGTPLICRKQINDTVVLSEDKNANSAKNSVLEFEEDRLHALQCLKTLEKRILQYSNIGVYWDKAASEHAGVTADRVSDFKLFNCKEGTEENIRKEEHDSALQNLSSVSAIEDSPFAQVGCDPSIENPELVTVVGNEFDCSGLYHPESCRPTDFVALGDAVSSLIGKLEAIKADHDFPEHCSQSPRRNGEFNVRSRGILSPASTMKDCE